The Cellulophaga sp. L1A9 genome window below encodes:
- a CDS encoding carbon-nitrogen hydrolase: protein MANKKYTIAVLQLNLNNTPEENRKKCLDWIRKAAEKGAEVISLPELYSSHYFCQSEDVSNFELAEPLGAISFTAFSELAKELKVALIIPFFEKRMSGIYHNSAYIIDTDGSQAGLYRKMHIPDDPHFYEKFYFTPGDLGFKSTPTKKGNIGTLICWDQWYPEAARLTALKGADVIFYPTAIGWHPSEKEQYGENQYGAWMNVMKGHAVANGIYVAAANRIGLEQYLPGTDGIQFWGNSFICGPQGEILAQASSDKEEILLAEVDLELQENVRQNWPFFRDRRIDAFGDITKRALD from the coding sequence ATGGCTAATAAAAAATACACCATCGCTGTTCTTCAATTAAATTTGAACAACACTCCAGAAGAGAATAGAAAGAAATGCTTAGATTGGATTCGTAAAGCTGCTGAAAAAGGAGCCGAAGTTATTTCGCTTCCAGAATTATATAGTAGTCATTATTTCTGCCAGAGTGAAGATGTTAGTAATTTTGAATTAGCAGAACCTTTAGGTGCTATTTCATTTACAGCTTTCAGCGAGTTGGCTAAGGAACTTAAAGTTGCTTTGATTATCCCTTTTTTCGAAAAAAGAATGTCGGGCATCTATCATAACAGTGCTTACATAATTGATACAGATGGTTCTCAAGCCGGATTGTATCGTAAAATGCATATTCCAGACGATCCACATTTTTATGAGAAATTCTATTTTACCCCTGGTGATTTAGGTTTTAAATCAACCCCTACTAAAAAAGGAAATATAGGAACATTAATTTGTTGGGATCAGTGGTACCCTGAAGCAGCAAGGCTTACGGCTTTGAAAGGCGCAGATGTAATTTTTTATCCAACAGCAATTGGATGGCACCCATCAGAAAAAGAACAGTACGGTGAAAACCAATATGGCGCTTGGATGAATGTTATGAAAGGTCATGCCGTAGCAAATGGTATTTACGTTGCTGCTGCTAATCGCATTGGTTTAGAACAATATTTACCAGGTACTGATGGTATTCAATTCTGGGGTAATTCTTTCATTTGCGGCCCACAAGGCGAAATTTTAGCACAAGCATCTTCCGACAAAGAAGAAATTTTATTAGCTGAAGTAGATTTAGAGCTACAAGAGAATGTTCGCCAAAATTGGCCATTTTTCCGTGACAGACGTATTGATGCTTTTGGAGATATTACTAAACGCGCTTTAGATTAA
- a CDS encoding agmatine/peptidylarginine deiminase, protein MAARRFPAEWEKQEGILLCFPHNGNDWPGKYAAIQWAFVEYIKKIAEQETVFLVVATDNLKIKVTEMLEMATVNLKNISFIIKKTNRSWMRDSGPIIVENNGKREALNFNFNGWAKYKNWQLDKHVPDTVAAHLKIPVNNVTYKGKNVVLEGGALEVNGSGTLITSEECLLDPEIQVRNAGFTKKDYEAIFLEYFGVTNTIWLKDGIIGDDTHGHIDDLCRFVSKNTVVTVVEDNRKDKNYHPLQENLKRLHDAKLEDGSKLNVVELPMPSPIIFDGLQLPASYANFLIINKTVLVPTFNDAKDHIALTILADCFPDRKVIGISCIDFIWGFGTLHCLSQQIPK, encoded by the coding sequence ATGGCTGCAAGAAGATTTCCCGCAGAATGGGAGAAACAAGAAGGTATTTTATTATGTTTTCCACATAACGGAAATGACTGGCCAGGAAAATATGCTGCCATTCAGTGGGCTTTTGTAGAGTACATTAAAAAAATAGCTGAACAAGAAACTGTTTTTTTGGTGGTTGCTACCGATAATTTAAAAATAAAGGTGACTGAAATGCTAGAAATGGCAACGGTAAACCTTAAAAATATTTCATTTATTATAAAAAAAACTAATCGCAGTTGGATGCGTGACTCTGGACCTATTATTGTTGAAAACAACGGCAAAAGAGAAGCTCTTAATTTCAATTTTAACGGTTGGGCAAAATATAAAAACTGGCAATTAGACAAACATGTTCCGGATACGGTAGCGGCACATTTAAAAATTCCAGTGAACAATGTTACTTATAAAGGAAAAAATGTAGTTTTAGAAGGCGGAGCTTTAGAGGTGAACGGTTCTGGCACCCTTATAACTTCCGAAGAGTGTTTATTAGATCCGGAAATTCAAGTTAGGAATGCTGGCTTTACTAAAAAAGATTACGAAGCTATTTTTCTAGAATATTTTGGCGTGACTAATACCATTTGGTTAAAAGATGGTATTATTGGTGATGACACACATGGTCATATTGATGATTTATGCCGCTTTGTATCTAAAAATACAGTTGTAACCGTCGTAGAAGACAACCGAAAAGACAAAAACTATCACCCACTCCAAGAGAATTTAAAACGTTTGCACGACGCAAAACTTGAGGATGGTTCAAAATTGAATGTGGTTGAATTGCCCATGCCAAGCCCCATAATATTTGATGGTTTGCAATTACCTGCAAGTTATGCTAACTTCTTAATTATAAACAAAACGGTTTTAGTTCCAACTTTTAACGATGCAAAAGACCACATTGCACTTACTATTTTAGCAGACTGTTTTCCAGACCGCAAAGTGATTGGGATTAGTTGTATTGATTTTATTTGGGGTTTTGGCACGTTGCATTGTTTGAGCCAGCAAATACCAAAATAA
- a CDS encoding transporter substrate-binding domain-containing protein: MKSINLNFKLIIIWCIILCSYGCAPKIAPLQEITKETSLLDKIIERDTLKVGTTADFLPFTYTNPETSNYQGIDIELAKDLAKSLNVNLLIVKTSWPTLLADLENGSYDIGMSGITINLKRQQQAFFSYPMRSSGKAAIARTEDQEKYTTIDAINTPEVRVIFNPGGTNETFARDNFPKAQLILNEDNLSIFQKIADGEVDVMVTDAIETLVQERIHSELKAINPDSPFNFFEMAYLLPRDVVFQAYINQWLNLRQKDGTYDTIFKSELEKIPYLNKTHSPR; encoded by the coding sequence ATGAAGTCGATTAATTTAAATTTTAAGCTAATTATTATTTGGTGTATAATTTTATGTAGCTATGGCTGTGCTCCTAAAATTGCTCCATTACAGGAAATAACAAAAGAAACTTCTTTATTAGATAAAATAATAGAAAGAGATACCCTCAAGGTAGGGACAACGGCTGATTTTTTGCCTTTCACTTATACCAATCCTGAAACTTCTAATTACCAAGGCATAGATATTGAACTTGCCAAAGACCTAGCAAAATCACTAAATGTAAATCTTCTGATTGTTAAAACTAGTTGGCCAACATTACTTGCTGATTTAGAAAATGGGTCATATGATATTGGCATGAGCGGTATTACCATAAATTTAAAGCGACAACAACAGGCTTTTTTCAGCTACCCTATGCGCTCTAGTGGCAAGGCAGCTATAGCAAGAACTGAGGACCAAGAAAAATACACTACCATTGATGCTATTAATACTCCAGAAGTACGTGTGATTTTTAATCCAGGAGGCACAAACGAAACTTTTGCCAGAGACAATTTCCCTAAAGCTCAACTTATTTTGAATGAAGACAATTTGAGCATTTTTCAAAAAATTGCTGATGGCGAAGTAGATGTAATGGTTACTGACGCTATAGAAACTCTTGTACAGGAACGAATTCACTCAGAACTAAAAGCAATTAACCCAGATAGTCCATTCAATTTTTTTGAAATGGCGTATTTATTACCTAGAGATGTTGTATTCCAAGCCTACATAAATCAATGGTTAAATCTGAGGCAAAAAGATGGTACCTACGATACTATTTTCAAATCTGAACTTGAGAAGATACCCTATCTAAATAAAACCCATTCTCCGAGATAA
- a CDS encoding acylase, whose product MKNCLLLVFAITLMSCQSVSKNSKPASKFSKYVENVEIIRDDFGVPHIYGKTDADAVFGLLYAQCEDDFNRVEQNYIWATGRLAEVEGEDALYSDLRAKLFMTEDEAKVNYENSPEWLKKLCDAFADGINYYLETHPEVKPNLLTHFEPWMPMYFSEGSIGGDIERISSNKIKAFYESGMELPKLKQLELKKEEEMAEPQGSNGIAISGKLTQSGNPLLLINPHTSFFFRGEVHVVSEEGLNAYGAVTWGQFFVYQGFNEKTGWMHTSTYTDVMDEFKETILEVDDQLVYQYGEELRTVTVGEVILKYKVGDSIKEKKVPTYRTHHGPITHMVDGQWTASAMMWEPVKALEQSYVRTKQTGYKGFREMMDIRTNSSNNTVYADAEGNIAYFHGNYVPKRDTIYDYTQPVDGSNPKTDWQGLHTVDENILILNPENGWFQNCNSTPFTAALEFSPKKEEYPKYMSRDQENFRGIHAINLLTDRSGYTIDSLIQLAHDPYLPAFEKLIPGLVEAYDKADKTKELGAPIEVLRTWDLKTSETSVAMNLAHYYGTMYSKMVEAPKGFSDMERLNYFGSESPLEERILVFKAVVKRLENDFGTWNMPWGEVNRYQRLNGDIRQAFNDSLPSIPIGFASGRWGALAAYGVSYTNDTKKIYGTRGNSFVAVVEFGAKVKAKSMLAGGQSGDPKSPHFDDQIARYAAMQFKDVAFYKDDVLKRAEETYKPGERK is encoded by the coding sequence ATGAAAAATTGTCTTTTATTGGTTTTCGCAATCACTTTGATGAGCTGCCAATCAGTATCAAAAAATAGTAAACCAGCAAGCAAATTCTCGAAGTACGTTGAAAATGTAGAAATTATTAGAGATGATTTTGGAGTGCCCCATATTTATGGGAAGACCGATGCTGATGCTGTATTCGGACTTTTGTACGCACAATGTGAAGATGATTTTAATAGGGTAGAACAAAATTATATCTGGGCAACAGGTAGGTTGGCGGAGGTAGAAGGTGAAGATGCTTTGTATAGTGATTTGCGGGCTAAACTATTTATGACAGAAGACGAGGCGAAAGTAAATTATGAGAATAGCCCAGAATGGTTAAAGAAATTATGTGATGCATTTGCTGATGGTATTAATTATTACTTAGAAACACACCCAGAAGTGAAACCAAATTTGCTTACCCATTTTGAACCTTGGATGCCAATGTATTTTAGTGAAGGCTCTATTGGTGGCGATATTGAAAGGATATCCAGTAATAAGATAAAGGCTTTTTATGAAAGCGGAATGGAGTTACCAAAACTTAAACAACTAGAACTAAAAAAGGAAGAAGAAATGGCAGAACCACAGGGCTCTAACGGAATCGCCATTTCAGGTAAACTAACCCAATCAGGAAATCCGTTGTTGTTAATCAACCCACATACCTCATTTTTCTTTAGAGGTGAAGTGCATGTGGTAAGTGAAGAAGGCTTAAATGCCTATGGAGCGGTAACTTGGGGTCAGTTTTTTGTGTATCAAGGCTTCAATGAAAAAACAGGATGGATGCATACCTCCACGTATACTGATGTGATGGATGAGTTTAAAGAAACTATTCTGGAGGTTGACGATCAATTGGTGTATCAATATGGTGAAGAATTACGAACAGTAACGGTTGGAGAAGTCATTCTCAAATATAAAGTAGGAGATAGTATTAAAGAAAAGAAAGTGCCAACCTATAGAACACATCACGGGCCAATTACGCATATGGTAGATGGCCAGTGGACGGCTTCTGCTATGATGTGGGAACCAGTTAAAGCTTTAGAACAGTCGTACGTACGCACCAAACAAACGGGTTATAAGGGGTTTAGAGAAATGATGGATATAAGAACAAACTCATCAAACAATACGGTATATGCAGATGCGGAAGGAAATATTGCGTATTTCCATGGTAATTATGTTCCTAAACGAGATACTATTTATGATTATACGCAACCTGTTGATGGGAGTAACCCAAAAACCGACTGGCAAGGATTGCATACCGTCGATGAAAATATCCTTATTTTAAATCCTGAGAACGGATGGTTTCAAAATTGTAATTCCACTCCTTTTACAGCAGCCTTAGAATTTAGCCCTAAAAAGGAGGAGTATCCAAAATATATGTCTAGAGATCAAGAGAATTTTAGAGGAATTCATGCCATTAATTTATTGACTGATAGAAGTGGGTATACCATAGATAGTTTAATACAATTAGCACACGATCCTTATTTACCCGCTTTTGAAAAACTAATTCCAGGCTTGGTAGAGGCATATGATAAGGCAGATAAAACCAAAGAATTAGGAGCCCCTATTGAAGTACTGAGAACATGGGATTTAAAAACTTCTGAAACTTCTGTAGCGATGAATTTAGCTCATTATTATGGAACTATGTATAGTAAAATGGTTGAAGCGCCTAAAGGATTTAGCGATATGGAACGCTTAAATTATTTTGGGTCAGAATCTCCGTTAGAAGAACGTATACTCGTTTTCAAGGCGGTAGTAAAAAGGCTAGAAAATGATTTTGGCACATGGAATATGCCTTGGGGAGAAGTAAACAGGTATCAACGCTTAAACGGAGACATTCGTCAAGCTTTTAATGATAGTTTACCAAGTATTCCTATTGGGTTTGCTTCGGGTAGGTGGGGCGCATTGGCAGCCTATGGAGTAAGTTACACCAATGATACTAAAAAGATTTACGGGACTAGAGGCAATAGTTTTGTGGCTGTGGTAGAGTTTGGAGCTAAAGTGAAGGCAAAAAGTATGTTGGCTGGTGGACAAAGTGGAGATCCTAAATCACCTCATTTTGATGATCAAATAGCACGCTATGCTGCGATGCAATTTAAAGACGTCGCTTTTTATAAAGACGATGTTTTGAAAAGAGCTGAAGAAACCTATAAGCCGGGAGAACGAAAGTAA